Proteins found in one Flavobacteriales bacterium TMED191 genomic segment:
- the tuf gene encoding elongation factor Tu, whose translation MAKENFQRSKPHLNIGTIGHVDHGKTTLTAAITKVLSKKGFAEVRDFDAIDNAPEEKERGITINTSHVEYETENRHYAHVDCPGHADYVKNMVTGAAQMDGAIMVVAATDGPMPQTREHILLARQVGVPRMVVFMNKADMVDDAELLELVEMEVRELLGFYEFDGDNTPIITGSALGGLNGEAQWEEKIMELMAGVDTWIEMPKRDVDLDFLMPIEDVFTITGRGTVATGRIESGVVNTSDAVDIIGMGAEKLSSTVTGIEMFRKILDRGEAGDNAGILLRGIEKTDIKRGMVIAKPGSVTPHKKFKAEVYVLKKEEGGRHTPFHNKYRPQFYIRTTDVTGEITLPEGTEMCMPGDNLSITVDLINTVAISKGVRFAIREGGRTVGAGQVTEIIE comes from the coding sequence ATGGCAAAAGAAAATTTTCAACGTAGTAAGCCGCATCTTAATATAGGTACTATTGGTCACGTAGATCATGGTAAGACTACATTAACTGCTGCTATTACAAAAGTTCTTTCAAAAAAAGGTTTTGCAGAAGTTAGAGATTTTGATGCAATTGATAATGCACCTGAAGAGAAAGAAAGAGGTATAACTATTAACACTTCTCATGTTGAGTATGAAACTGAGAATAGACACTATGCACACGTGGATTGTCCTGGTCACGCTGACTATGTAAAAAATATGGTAACTGGTGCTGCTCAAATGGATGGTGCAATTATGGTAGTTGCTGCTACTGATGGACCAATGCCTCAGACTAGAGAGCATATACTATTAGCTAGACAAGTAGGGGTTCCTAGAATGGTTGTATTCATGAATAAAGCTGACATGGTTGATGATGCTGAACTTTTAGAGTTAGTAGAGATGGAAGTAAGAGAATTATTAGGTTTTTATGAATTTGATGGAGATAATACTCCTATAATAACAGGTTCTGCTTTAGGTGGTTTAAACGGAGAAGCACAATGGGAGGAAAAAATTATGGAATTAATGGCAGGGGTTGATACTTGGATTGAAATGCCAAAAAGGGATGTTGATTTAGATTTCTTAATGCCAATAGAGGATGTGTTCACTATTACTGGTAGAGGTACTGTTGCTACAGGCCGTATAGAATCTGGAGTTGTAAATACTAGTGATGCTGTTGATATTATTGGTATGGGAGCAGAAAAACTATCTTCTACTGTTACGGGAATTGAAATGTTTAGAAAAATTCTTGATAGAGGTGAAGCGGGTGATAATGCTGGTATTCTTTTAAGAGGAATTGAAAAAACTGATATTAAAAGAGGAATGGTAATTGCTAAACCAGGATCAGTTACACCTCACAAGAAGTTTAAAGCGGAAGTTTATGTTCTTAAAAAAGAGGAAGGAGGTAGACACACACCTTTCCATAATAAATATCGACCGCAATTCTATATTAGAACAACTGATGTTACAGGTGAAATTACTCTTCCTGAAGGAACAGAAATGTGTATGCCAGGAGATAATTTATCAATAACTGTTGATTTGATTAATACAGTAGCTATTAGTAAAGGAGTTCGTTTTGCTATAAGAGAAGGTGGTAGAACTGTTGGTGCTGGTCAAGTTACAGAAATAATAGAGTAG
- a CDS encoding twin-arginine translocase TatA/TatE family subunit, which yields MLKLLLFSLGFGEILIISFIYLIFFGSKNLPHLMRDFGRFFNYLRRSIHDLYNDFDINNEN from the coding sequence ATTTTGAAATTATTATTATTTAGTCTAGGTTTTGGGGAAATTTTAATTATTTCATTCATTTATCTAATATTTTTTGGCTCTAAAAATCTTCCTCACTTAATGCGTGATTTTGGACGTTTTTTTAATTATTTGAGAAGGTCTATCCACGATTTATACAATGATTTTGACATAAATAATGAGAATTAA
- the pyrF gene encoding orotidine-5'-phosphate decarboxylase, which produces MNLKKIISNICSKKSFLCVGLDPVLDLMPKHLLKEDDPVFQFNKHIIDATKDLCVAYKPNLAFYEKLGPLGIKSLRKTIDYIPEDHFVIADAKRSDIFNSAKMYADTFYDYFGCDAVTVSPYMGVDGVKPFLRKNKWVILLIATSNDSAFEVQNTITQSGDPFYLDLVNKSLKWSDYNNTMFVVGATRQLELSLVRKKAPNHFFLVPGVGAQGGDLKTVCNNAMNDTCGVLINMSRSIIYADKSKDFYKYSREICLNTQIQMEGILKRKKII; this is translated from the coding sequence ATGAATTTAAAAAAAATAATTAGTAATATTTGTAGCAAAAAATCCTTTTTATGTGTTGGTTTAGACCCTGTTTTAGATCTAATGCCAAAACATTTGCTAAAGGAAGATGATCCTGTTTTTCAGTTTAATAAACATATTATTGATGCAACAAAGGATTTGTGTGTTGCATACAAACCTAATTTAGCTTTTTATGAAAAACTTGGTCCATTGGGAATTAAAAGTTTAAGAAAAACAATTGATTACATTCCTGAAGATCATTTTGTAATTGCTGATGCAAAAAGATCGGACATTTTTAATTCCGCTAAAATGTATGCTGATACTTTTTATGATTATTTTGGTTGTGATGCTGTTACTGTTTCTCCTTACATGGGAGTTGATGGTGTAAAACCTTTTTTAAGAAAAAATAAATGGGTTATTTTGTTAATTGCAACTTCTAATGATAGTGCCTTTGAAGTGCAAAATACAATTACACAATCAGGTGATCCTTTTTATTTAGATTTGGTTAATAAGTCATTGAAATGGTCTGACTATAATAATACTATGTTTGTTGTTGGTGCTACACGTCAATTAGAATTGTCACTTGTACGAAAGAAGGCACCTAACCATTTCTTTTTAGTCCCTGGTGTCGGCGCTCAAGGTGGTGATTTAAAAACTGTATGTAATAATGCTATGAATGACACATGTGGTGTGTTAATTAATATGTCAAGATCTATAATATACGCAGATAAAAGTAAAGATTTTTATAAGTATTCTAGGGAAATTTGTTTAAATACTCAAATTCAAATGGAAGGTATTTTAAAAAGAAAAAAAATAATTTAA
- a CDS encoding acyl-CoA dehydrogenase — protein sequence MDFNYSENQKLISQTITDFCKREIYPNMMKWDEDQYFPIHVFKQLGELGMLGVLVPTKYGGSGLGYNEYVTIISEIAKVCGSISLSVAAHNSLCVGHILKFGNEKQKMKWLPKLSSGEYLGAWALTETGTGSDAMRMDTTAVKKGDKWIINGTKNWITHGISSDIIVTMTRTGEKGDSRGISVFVVDRKNPGVKYGKKENKLGMRASETSEVIFDNCEVNDFNLIGKEGEGFIQAMKVLDGGRISIAALSLGISKGAYLASLHYSKERKQFGKSISNFQAISFKLADMYLEIEASEMLIYQACQLIMNNKSVTKESAMAKYYSSEACVKISNEAVQIFGGYGYTKDFPVEKFYRDSKLCTIGEGTSEIQKLVISKHLI from the coding sequence ATGGACTTTAATTACTCTGAAAACCAAAAGCTTATTAGCCAAACAATTACCGATTTTTGTAAAAGAGAGATCTATCCAAATATGATGAAGTGGGATGAGGATCAATATTTTCCAATTCATGTATTTAAACAACTTGGTGAATTAGGTATGTTAGGTGTGCTTGTTCCCACTAAGTATGGTGGAAGTGGGTTAGGATATAACGAATATGTTACTATAATTTCAGAAATAGCAAAAGTTTGTGGTTCTATCTCACTATCTGTTGCTGCTCATAATTCATTATGCGTTGGTCATATTTTAAAATTTGGAAATGAGAAACAAAAAATGAAATGGTTGCCAAAATTATCTTCTGGAGAATATTTGGGTGCATGGGCATTAACTGAAACTGGAACTGGTTCAGATGCAATGAGAATGGATACTACAGCAGTTAAGAAAGGTGATAAGTGGATTATAAATGGTACTAAGAATTGGATTACACATGGTATAAGTTCGGATATTATTGTTACTATGACAAGGACTGGAGAAAAAGGTGATTCTAGAGGAATATCTGTATTTGTTGTGGACAGAAAAAACCCTGGTGTTAAATATGGGAAAAAAGAAAATAAATTAGGTATGCGAGCATCTGAGACATCTGAAGTTATATTTGACAACTGTGAGGTTAATGATTTTAATCTAATTGGCAAAGAGGGAGAGGGGTTTATTCAGGCTATGAAGGTTTTAGATGGAGGGCGTATTTCTATTGCTGCATTATCCCTGGGGATTTCTAAAGGTGCTTATTTAGCTAGTTTACATTATTCAAAAGAAAGAAAACAGTTTGGTAAATCAATATCTAATTTCCAGGCCATATCATTTAAGTTAGCTGACATGTATTTGGAAATTGAAGCTAGTGAAATGTTAATTTATCAGGCTTGTCAGTTAATTATGAACAATAAGTCAGTTACCAAGGAGAGCGCCATGGCAAAGTATTATAGTTCAGAAGCGTGCGTTAAAATTTCTAATGAAGCTGTTCAGATTTTTGGAGGTTATGGTTATACAAAGGATTTTCCAGTTGAAAAGTTTTATAGAGATTCTAAACTATGTACTATTGGAGAAGGTACATCAGAAATTCAAAAATTAGTTATTTCTAAGCACTTAATTTGA
- a CDS encoding 30S ribosomal protein S21: MIIIPVKEGESIDRALKRFKRKFDKVGTLREIRGRKTFVKKSTQRREELLKAKYSQAFVXSQEK, translated from the coding sequence ATGATAATTATACCTGTAAAAGAAGGCGAGTCTATTGACAGAGCTCTTAAAAGATTTAAAAGAAAATTTGACAAAGTTGGTACGTTGCGTGAAATTCGTGGTAGAAAGACTTTTGTTAAAAAGTCTACTCAAAGAAGAGAAGAGTTACTAAAAGCAAAGTATTCTCAAGCTTTTGTTNATTCTCAAGAAAAATAA
- a CDS encoding integrase produces MLLVKFRNYLENERNYSVHTITAYENDISSFYKFLDLNVESPSLVTVKQIRSWLVELKQQEILAKTINRKLSALKTYFKFCQREKLVLYNPVLMIKSLKEDKKLPIVMSQLSLKKLFDSDNIFSNDFKGTRDRLMLELFYQTGIRLSELINIKINDFNINEKNVKILGKRNKQRLIPLVNSIIFLFKEYNEFRSQLNMSSSFLFLTEKGKKTYPKLIYRVVNHYLSLVSSVSKTSPHVLRHAFATHLLNNGADLNAIKELLGHSSLLSTQVYTHISSDKIKNVYKNSHPRG; encoded by the coding sequence ATGTTACTTGTAAAATTTAGAAATTACCTTGAGAATGAACGTAATTACTCAGTACACACCATTACTGCGTACGAAAATGATATTTCATCTTTTTATAAATTTCTTGATCTTAATGTCGAAAGTCCTTCGTTAGTAACTGTTAAGCAAATTAGATCATGGTTAGTAGAATTAAAACAGCAGGAAATATTAGCAAAAACAATTAATAGAAAATTAAGTGCACTTAAAACTTATTTTAAATTTTGTCAACGAGAAAAACTAGTGCTTTATAACCCTGTTTTAATGATAAAATCATTAAAAGAAGATAAGAAATTGCCTATTGTTATGTCACAATTATCTCTTAAAAAATTATTTGATTCTGATAATATTTTTTCAAATGATTTTAAAGGTACACGTGATAGGTTGATGTTGGAATTATTTTATCAAACCGGCATTAGATTGTCAGAGTTGATTAATATTAAAATCAATGATTTTAATATTAATGAAAAAAATGTAAAAATATTAGGAAAAAGAAACAAGCAACGACTGATTCCTTTGGTAAATTCTATTATTTTTTTATTCAAGGAGTATAATGAATTTAGGAGTCAGTTAAACATGTCTAGTTCATTTTTATTTTTAACTGAAAAGGGTAAGAAAACATATCCTAAACTGATTTATAGAGTTGTAAATCATTATTTATCTTTGGTTAGTAGTGTTAGTAAAACAAGTCCCCACGTATTAAGACATGCATTTGCAACTCATTTGTTGAATAATGGAGCTGATTTAAATGCTATAAAAGAGTTGTTGGGTCATTCTTCCTTATTATCAACACAAGTTTATACACATATTTCAAGTGATAAAATCAAAAATGTATACAAAAATTCACATCCAAGAGGTTAG
- a CDS encoding phosphoribosylformylglycinamidine cyclo-ligase produces the protein MEKYLERGVSANKEDVHNAIKNLDKGLYPQAFCKLIPDNLSGDDNYVLAMHADGAGTKSSLAYIYWKKTNDFSVWKGIAQDSLVMNIDDLLCVGAIDNFIFSSTIGRNKHNISGDVISSIINSTDELLNMYGEWGIKISSAGGETADVGDLVRTLILDNTIVTRIHKNDIIDNANIHEGNVIVGLSSSGQTSYESEYNSGIGSNGLTSARHDIFNKDLALNFPESFDSAIDQSLVYSGTKSLFDKLDNISLGKLVLSPTRTYAPVIKEVFSLYKKNIHGMIHCTGGGQTKILHFINDLHIYKNNMFTPPPLFNLIKNESGSSWSEMYKVFNMGHRMELYVDKSSAKDIIKIANSFNLEAKVIGYVERAVGKKLTIESPGGTLVY, from the coding sequence ATGGAAAAGTATTTAGAGAGAGGTGTTTCAGCTAATAAAGAGGATGTACATAATGCAATTAAAAACCTTGATAAAGGTTTATATCCTCAAGCATTTTGCAAGTTAATTCCTGATAATTTATCTGGTGATGATAATTATGTTTTGGCTATGCATGCTGATGGGGCCGGCACAAAATCTTCTTTAGCTTATATTTATTGGAAAAAAACAAATGATTTTTCAGTTTGGAAGGGTATTGCCCAGGACTCATTGGTTATGAATATTGATGACTTACTTTGTGTTGGAGCAATAGATAACTTTATTTTTTCATCTACGATCGGAAGAAATAAGCATAATATTTCTGGGGATGTTATTTCTAGTATTATTAATTCTACAGATGAATTGTTAAACATGTATGGAGAGTGGGGGATTAAAATTTCCTCTGCTGGTGGTGAAACTGCTGATGTGGGTGATCTTGTTAGAACATTGATTCTTGATAATACAATTGTCACAAGAATCCATAAAAATGATATTATTGACAATGCAAATATTCATGAGGGGAATGTAATTGTTGGACTTTCGTCATCGGGGCAAACAAGTTATGAATCAGAGTATAATTCTGGGATTGGTAGTAATGGTTTGACTTCTGCTCGACATGATATTTTTAATAAAGATCTTGCTTTAAACTTTCCTGAGAGTTTTGATTCTGCAATTGATCAAAGTTTGGTTTATAGTGGTACAAAATCTTTATTTGACAAATTGGATAATATATCTTTAGGTAAGTTGGTTCTTTCTCCAACTCGAACATACGCTCCGGTTATTAAGGAAGTATTTAGTTTGTATAAAAAAAATATTCATGGTATGATTCATTGTACTGGAGGAGGACAAACAAAAATTTTACATTTCATTAATGATCTTCATATTTATAAAAATAATATGTTTACCCCGCCTCCCTTATTTAATTTGATTAAAAATGAATCTGGTTCATCATGGAGTGAAATGTACAAAGTTTTTAATATGGGACACAGAATGGAGCTATATGTTGATAAAAGTTCTGCAAAGGATATTATTAAGATTGCAAACTCATTTAATTTAGAGGCAAAAGTTATTGGATACGTAGAGCGTGCAGTTGGTAAGAAATTAACTATTGAATCTCCAGGTGGAACATTAGTTTATTAA
- a CDS encoding peptide chain release factor 1 gives MIDKLNAIKDRFIEVSELIVQPEIISDMQNYIKLSKEYKDLEPIVEKINQYIKIIDNISEAKDILKNEEDLELKDLAKADLDESLDLKGILEEDVKLLLIPKDPDDSKNAVVEIRAGAGGDEASIFAGDLFRMYTKFIDSKKWKQELMDVSEGVSGGFKEIVFSVSGADVYGILKYESGVHRVQRVPQTETQGRVHTSAASVVVLPEVEDFDIELKENDIKKETYCSSGPGGQSVNTTYSAVRLTHVPTGVVAQCQDQKSQIKNYAKALKVLRSRIYEIELKKRTEEIAGQRKTMVKTGDRSDKIRTYNYPQGRVTDHRINLTLYSLTEVINGDISKLIEELKIAENAERLKAG, from the coding sequence ATGATAGACAAATTAAATGCAATAAAAGATCGATTTATTGAGGTTTCCGAGTTAATTGTTCAGCCGGAAATTATATCGGATATGCAAAACTACATAAAACTAAGTAAGGAGTATAAGGATCTTGAACCAATTGTTGAAAAAATTAACCAGTATATAAAAATTATTGACAATATAAGTGAAGCAAAAGATATTTTAAAAAATGAAGAGGATTTGGAACTCAAGGATTTAGCAAAGGCTGATTTAGATGAGTCTTTAGATTTAAAGGGTATTTTAGAAGAAGATGTTAAATTATTATTAATACCAAAAGATCCAGACGATTCTAAAAATGCTGTAGTTGAAATTAGAGCAGGTGCTGGTGGAGATGAAGCTAGTATCTTTGCTGGAGATTTGTTTAGGATGTATACTAAATTTATTGACTCTAAGAAATGGAAGCAAGAATTAATGGATGTTAGTGAAGGTGTTTCTGGAGGTTTTAAGGAAATTGTATTTAGTGTTAGTGGCGCAGATGTTTATGGTATATTAAAATATGAGTCAGGTGTTCATAGAGTACAAAGAGTCCCTCAAACTGAAACGCAGGGAAGAGTTCATACTTCAGCAGCTTCAGTAGTAGTTCTCCCAGAAGTTGAAGATTTTGATATTGAATTAAAAGAGAATGATATTAAGAAGGAAACATATTGTTCCTCAGGTCCTGGAGGTCAGTCAGTAAATACTACATATTCAGCCGTACGTTTAACACATGTTCCAACTGGGGTAGTTGCTCAATGTCAAGATCAAAAATCTCAAATAAAGAATTACGCTAAGGCATTGAAAGTTTTAAGATCTAGAATTTACGAAATAGAATTAAAAAAACGAACTGAAGAGATTGCAGGCCAGAGAAAGACCATGGTTAAAACAGGAGATCGTTCAGATAAAATACGTACATATAATTATCCGCAAGGTCGTGTTACAGATCATCGCATTAACCTTACACTTTATTCTCTTACAGAAGTAATTAATGGTGATATTAGTAAATTGATTGAAGAGTTAAAAATTGCAGAAAATGCAGAAAGACTAAAAGCTGGTTAA
- a CDS encoding glutamine synthetase: MTPFKFEYIWLDGYQPEANLRSKTKILNFKEFDKKDLAKLPDWSFDGSSTLQAEGSASDCVLKPVAIYDDPARLDAFLVLCEVYNADGNPHITNTRAKIPNGYDDYWFGFEQEYTLMDGARPLGFPDHGFPNPQGMYYCSVGNKNVAGREIVEAHLDLCLEAGLNITGINAEVLLGQWEFQVLGKNPYEAGDDLWVARYLLHRVTEEFGVGIEFHPKPVQGDWNGSGMHCNFSNEKMRTQGGKEYIDAICVSLEKTHDKHIAEYGSANEQRLTGLHETQSIDKFSFGVSDRGASIRIPISMPSSNWKGYLEDRRPASNADPYRIVAIMIDTVSGTSI, from the coding sequence ATGACTCCCTTTAAATTTGAATATATTTGGTTGGATGGATATCAACCAGAAGCAAATCTTAGAAGTAAAACAAAAATTCTAAATTTTAAAGAATTTGATAAAAAAGATCTAGCTAAGTTACCTGATTGGTCTTTTGACGGCAGTTCTACTTTACAGGCAGAGGGAAGCGCTTCTGATTGTGTTTTAAAACCTGTCGCAATTTATGATGATCCAGCTAGATTAGATGCATTTCTTGTGTTATGTGAAGTCTACAATGCAGATGGTAATCCTCACATAACTAATACTCGTGCCAAAATCCCTAATGGTTATGATGATTATTGGTTTGGATTCGAACAAGAATACACATTGATGGACGGTGCACGTCCATTAGGATTTCCCGATCACGGATTCCCTAATCCCCAAGGAATGTATTATTGTTCGGTTGGCAATAAAAATGTTGCCGGTCGAGAAATTGTTGAAGCTCATCTAGATTTATGTTTAGAGGCTGGTCTGAATATTACTGGAATTAATGCTGAAGTTTTATTAGGTCAGTGGGAGTTTCAAGTTTTAGGTAAGAACCCGTATGAGGCAGGAGATGACTTGTGGGTTGCAAGATATTTACTTCATAGAGTTACTGAAGAGTTTGGAGTTGGTATTGAATTTCATCCGAAGCCGGTTCAGGGTGACTGGAATGGTTCTGGTATGCATTGTAATTTTTCAAACGAAAAAATGCGTACTCAGGGTGGAAAAGAATACATAGATGCCATATGTGTTTCTTTAGAAAAAACTCATGACAAACATATTGCTGAGTATGGTTCTGCAAATGAGCAACGTTTAACTGGTTTGCACGAAACTCAATCAATTGATAAGTTTAGTTTTGGCGTTTCAGATAGAGGAGCTTCGATTAGAATTCCAATATCTATGCCGTCCTCAAATTGGAAAGGATATTTAGAAGATAGAAGACCTGCTTCCAATGCCGATCCTTACAGGATTGTTGCGATTATGATTGATACCGTTAGCGGAACTTCTATTTAA
- a CDS encoding SDR family oxidoreductase, whose amino-acid sequence MVSYKILITGANGLVGKALRSCLLKYNYNVIASGLGNDRFSILGGVYEELDTTSLDSCEIIINRYRPDVIINAAALTNVDECEKSKKSCIRINTNSVLNFIPLVEKYGIHFIQLSSDFVFSGKKGGYNETDVCAPVNYYGSSKLETEILLLKKLSNFTVLRTSLVYSGDNSRSNFLYWVKSSLEKKIELQIVNDQFRTPTFVVDLEQAILKVINMKKYGIYHISNGERLSVYQIVCTIAKHYNYNMNLINKTNSKELSQIAKRPKDSSLLIDKAINDIDFKPTGLLQSLKLLS is encoded by the coding sequence TTGGTGTCTTATAAAATTTTAATTACTGGTGCAAATGGTTTAGTAGGAAAAGCATTAAGATCATGTTTGTTGAAATATAACTATAATGTCATTGCATCTGGTTTGGGTAATGATCGTTTTAGTATATTAGGTGGTGTATATGAGGAGCTTGATACTACCTCTTTAGATAGCTGTGAAATAATAATTAATAGATATAGACCTGATGTTATTATTAATGCCGCTGCTTTAACAAATGTTGATGAATGTGAAAAGAGTAAAAAATCTTGTATTAGAATAAACACAAACAGTGTTTTAAATTTTATTCCTCTTGTTGAAAAATATGGTATTCATTTTATTCAACTTTCTTCTGATTTTGTTTTTAGTGGTAAAAAGGGAGGTTATAATGAAACGGATGTTTGTGCTCCGGTAAATTACTATGGTTCTTCCAAGTTAGAAACAGAAATATTATTATTAAAAAAGTTATCTAATTTTACAGTTTTAAGAACTTCATTAGTATACTCGGGAGATAATTCTAGATCTAATTTCTTATATTGGGTGAAATCAAGTTTGGAAAAAAAAATAGAATTACAAATAGTTAATGATCAATTTAGAACACCTACTTTTGTAGTTGATTTAGAACAGGCAATATTAAAAGTAATTAATATGAAAAAATATGGAATTTATCATATATCAAATGGTGAGCGTCTTTCTGTTTATCAGATTGTTTGTACTATTGCAAAGCATTATAATTATAATATGAACTTAATTAATAAAACTAATTCAAAAGAATTAAGTCAAATAGCTAAAAGGCCCAAAGATTCCAGTTTATTGATTGACAAAGCAATCAATGACATAGATTTTAAGCCTACAGGTTTGTTACAATCTTTAAAATTATTATCATGA
- a CDS encoding alanine:cation symporter family protein produces the protein MNIGPSDFIVFHKDGAFEYKVSNIIASGTWLIKEIPGFNPVIHLNYSFPNDTLRVFEVNHITNNKLVLIEDNKVFEXSHGFSNKINLFSNNINNTFEPVVQVIGSVIFFDITKVIGLDKNIPFIVIWLVFGAIFFTLKMRFINFKGFKLAISLVKGDYDDPNNKGEVSHFQALTTALSGTVGLGNIAGVAIAISLGGAGATFWMIVAGLLGMSSKFVECTLGVKYRHISSDGVVYGGPMYYLRDGLAKRNLKLTGKFLAVLFAILCVGGSIGGGNMFQANQAFSAIKGIFPSLSNLGPIFGMVFAFLVGFVIIGGIKSIAKVTEKIVPFMAVVYVGASTIIILMHFSDIGFVISEIISGAFTPEAGLGGVVGVLITGFKRAAFSNEAGVGSASIAHSAAKTKEPVSEGMVALLEPFIDTVVICTMTAFVIIITGNYENVDGLGGSELTSQAFGSVISWFPYLLTLAILLFAFSTMISWSYYGLKSWTFLFGTSKISELSYKIMFMVFVVIGSSVSLGAVVDFSDMMILAMAFPNIIGMLIMSNEVKLDLRNYMQKIKNGTIKKFK, from the coding sequence ATGAATATAGGGCCCTCAGATTTTATTGTTTTTCATAAGGATGGGGCATTTGAATATAAGGTTAGCAATATAATAGCTTCTGGCACATGGTTAATTAAAGAAATTCCTGGTTTTAATCCTGTCATACATTTAAATTATTCATTTCCTAACGATACATTAAGGGTTTTTGAAGTTAATCATATTACTAATAATAAGTTAGTTTTAATTGAGGACAATAAAGTATTTGAATTNTCTCATGGTTTTTCAAATAAAATAAATTTATTTTCTAATAATATAAATAATACATTTGAACCTGTTGTACAAGTAATTGGCAGTGTAATTTTCTTTGATATAACAAAGGTCATCGGTTTAGATAAAAATATTCCTTTCATTGTTATTTGGTTGGTTTTTGGTGCTATTTTCTTTACTCTTAAAATGCGTTTTATAAACTTTAAAGGTTTTAAACTTGCCATATCATTAGTTAAAGGAGATTATGATGACCCTAATAATAAAGGGGAGGTTTCCCATTTTCAGGCTCTAACAACTGCTTTGTCTGGCACAGTTGGTCTCGGTAATATTGCTGGTGTAGCTATTGCTATCAGTTTAGGTGGTGCTGGTGCTACTTTTTGGATGATTGTAGCTGGTCTTTTAGGTATGTCTTCAAAATTTGTTGAGTGTACTTTAGGAGTTAAATATAGGCATATAAGTTCTGATGGGGTAGTTTATGGAGGGCCTATGTATTATCTGAGAGATGGGTTGGCAAAAAGAAACTTAAAACTTACAGGTAAGTTTTTAGCAGTATTATTTGCAATACTGTGTGTTGGAGGTTCTATAGGTGGTGGAAATATGTTTCAAGCTAATCAAGCATTTTCAGCGATTAAGGGGATTTTTCCAAGTTTATCTAATCTTGGACCAATTTTTGGAATGGTATTTGCCTTTCTTGTGGGATTTGTTATTATTGGTGGTATAAAAAGTATTGCAAAGGTAACTGAAAAAATAGTTCCTTTTATGGCAGTTGTATATGTCGGTGCATCAACAATTATTATTTTAATGCATTTTTCAGATATTGGTTTTGTTATATCTGAAATCATCAGTGGTGCATTTACTCCAGAAGCCGGTTTAGGTGGAGTTGTAGGGGTTTTAATTACTGGTTTTAAAAGAGCTGCCTTTTCAAACGAAGCAGGCGTTGGTTCAGCTTCAATTGCTCATTCTGCAGCTAAAACAAAAGAACCTGTATCTGAGGGAATGGTTGCTTTATTAGAACCATTTATTGATACGGTAGTAATTTGTACAATGACGGCTTTTGTAATTATTATAACAGGTAATTATGAAAATGTTGATGGTTTAGGAGGTTCGGAATTAACGTCTCAAGCATTTGGGAGCGTGATATCTTGGTTTCCTTATTTATTAACACTTGCAATTCTTTTATTTGCATTTTCCACAATGATTTCATGGTCTTATTATGGGCTAAAATCTTGGACCTTTTTATTTGGTACTAGTAAGATATCAGAATTAAGTTATAAAATTATGTTTATGGTATTTGTAGTGATTGGATCCTCAGTAAGTTTAGGCGCTGTAGTAGATTTTTCTGATATGATGATTTTAGCAATGGCATTCCCCAACATAATTGGAATGTTAATTATGTCAAATGAAGTCAAATTAGATTTACGTAATTATATGCAAAAAATTAAAAATGGTACTATAAAAAAATTTAAATAA